Proteins from a single region of Thermotoga maritima MSB8:
- a CDS encoding phosphodiester glycosidase family protein, which yields MKQIILVLLIFASVVFGSYLISGGKAFPLRTVFSEGIYYVCAEDLAPAGVGYIHSNGYHYIVYDNHVLFIKEHETIFDFVEKLSPPLFVDGLLFVPIDALKKVMEGYQMYTKGEKVLIYDSLPIVLSAAKEKNGVTITYTGTIVPDMVSVEKSMGRVRINLSPVVVSLPNVSEDIKVELEKNGLSFIVDVGNFYPDVEYSIGDGKLLFRFLLVEGFFGRLEVADGVVFERKIEEFDEGEKTVVNYLIMDPEKVTIKPVVSENGFGTIERLDEMVKRVGGIAGINGNYFDPVTKFPIGLVVIDGKPYSAMFSGRPVFAITEDNEVFIGRVIVDVTLMVKDVLFLVKGINTLGEGEVLVYTKEFSKEIPKKDDKIYFVVKDSKVSQIGYKSHAEDSEYVVSISKKYEEYLSDLKEGDEVYISLQPNIPLRIKQAVEGGPLLIQNGAPIPDAWEEKARYGGGIAYAKAPRTVIATKDGKLWFLVFEGYNHITRGLTYDELVDFLVSRGFEDAMCVDGGSSSVMAVAGSLFGRTENSTAAIPVGIVVWEKKKTEVGK from the coding sequence ATGAAGCAAATAATTCTGGTTCTTTTGATCTTCGCAAGTGTCGTTTTTGGTTCCTACCTGATCAGTGGTGGAAAGGCTTTTCCGTTGAGAACCGTCTTCAGTGAAGGGATTTATTATGTGTGCGCTGAGGATCTCGCACCTGCCGGAGTTGGTTACATACATTCGAACGGCTACCACTACATCGTCTACGACAACCACGTGCTCTTCATAAAAGAGCATGAGACGATTTTTGATTTTGTGGAAAAACTCTCCCCTCCGCTCTTCGTAGATGGCCTTCTTTTCGTGCCTATCGATGCCTTAAAAAAGGTGATGGAAGGCTATCAAATGTACACGAAAGGTGAGAAGGTTCTGATCTACGATTCCCTTCCGATCGTGCTTTCAGCGGCGAAGGAAAAAAATGGAGTTACGATAACATACACGGGAACGATCGTTCCTGATATGGTGAGTGTGGAAAAAAGCATGGGAAGAGTCAGAATAAATCTGTCTCCTGTTGTGGTGAGTCTTCCAAATGTTTCTGAAGACATAAAGGTTGAACTTGAGAAAAATGGTCTTTCGTTTATTGTAGATGTGGGAAACTTTTATCCAGACGTGGAGTACTCCATTGGTGATGGGAAACTGCTTTTCCGGTTTCTCCTCGTCGAAGGTTTCTTTGGAAGGCTGGAGGTCGCAGATGGAGTAGTCTTCGAAAGGAAAATCGAAGAATTCGACGAGGGTGAGAAGACGGTTGTCAATTATCTCATAATGGATCCAGAGAAGGTAACGATAAAACCGGTTGTGTCGGAAAACGGTTTTGGGACCATCGAGCGGCTCGACGAAATGGTGAAAAGAGTGGGAGGCATCGCCGGGATAAACGGCAACTACTTCGACCCGGTCACAAAGTTCCCCATCGGTCTTGTTGTGATAGATGGGAAACCGTATTCTGCCATGTTCAGCGGAAGACCGGTTTTTGCCATCACCGAGGACAACGAGGTGTTCATAGGAAGGGTTATAGTGGATGTCACACTCATGGTGAAGGATGTCCTCTTTCTCGTGAAGGGAATAAACACCCTCGGAGAAGGTGAAGTCCTCGTTTACACAAAGGAATTCTCCAAAGAGATACCGAAGAAAGACGACAAAATCTACTTCGTGGTGAAAGACAGCAAAGTATCGCAAATTGGATACAAAAGCCACGCGGAAGATTCTGAGTATGTTGTTTCTATCAGCAAGAAGTACGAAGAATACCTCTCTGATCTCAAAGAAGGAGACGAAGTGTATATATCTCTTCAGCCAAACATTCCGCTGCGCATAAAGCAGGCAGTTGAAGGGGGTCCTCTTCTCATCCAGAACGGTGCTCCGATCCCAGATGCCTGGGAAGAGAAGGCAAGGTACGGTGGTGGAATAGCGTACGCGAAGGCTCCAAGGACGGTTATTGCCACAAAAGATGGAAAGCTTTGGTTTCTCGTCTTCGAAGGTTATAATCATATAACGAGGGGATTGACTTACGATGAACTCGTGGACTTTCTTGTTTCCAGGGGGTTCGAAGACGCCATGTGTGTAGATGGGGGAAGCTCCTCTGTAATGGCAGTGGCTGGCAGTCTCTTCGGCAGGACGGAGAACAGCACAGCCGCGATACCTGTGGGAATCGTAGTCTGGGAGAAAAAGAAGACGGAGGTGGGTAAGTGA
- the rpsT gene encoding 30S ribosomal protein S20, whose protein sequence is MPNIKSAKKRVRVSEKRRLRNKAYKTFFKNRIKEVLKAIENKEPKEVVLELTRKAQAAIDKAVSKGVIHKNQGARRKARLFEKVNEYLRTLETTQE, encoded by the coding sequence GTGCCGAATATCAAATCTGCAAAGAAAAGGGTCAGAGTTTCTGAAAAGAGAAGACTCAGAAACAAGGCTTACAAGACTTTCTTCAAGAACAGAATAAAAGAGGTTCTCAAAGCTATCGAGAACAAAGAACCGAAAGAAGTCGTTCTTGAACTCACCAGGAAAGCGCAGGCTGCCATAGACAAAGCCGTTTCCAAGGGAGTCATCCACAAGAATCAGGGTGCGAGAAGAAAAGCGAGACTTTTCGAGAAGGTGAACGAATACCTGAGAACTCTCGAAACAACTCAGGAGTGA
- a CDS encoding pyrimidine-nucleoside phosphorylase, producing the protein MRAYDVILKKRNGEKLSREEIEFMVGGYVKGEIPDYQMAAFLMAVYFRHLDEEETYYFTETMMRSGEVLDLSEIPGTKVDKHSTGGVGDKTTLVVAPLVASAGVPVAKMSGRALGHTGGTIDKLESIPGFRTELSLEEFIKNVKKYGIAIVGQTGNLVPADKKIYALRDATATVDEISLIASSIMSKKLAGGSDAFVLDVKFGTGAFMKGFEDAKKLAFLMLRIAQQHGKKAVAVLSNMDQPLGKAVGNSLEVIEAIETLKGNGPEDLKELSLTLGALMLELAGVADFEEGKKILQEKLETGEALDKFRLLVKAQGGNERVVDDPWRVLPVAEQVVEFSAAREGFVSKIDAEKVGIASMMLGAGRKKKEDRIDHSVGIIVEKKLGDSVKKGEAIARLFVSDRSDVESALKLLKEAYVISDSPSEPPRVVEEVIK; encoded by the coding sequence GTGAGAGCTTACGATGTGATACTCAAGAAGAGAAACGGGGAGAAGCTTTCAAGAGAAGAAATAGAGTTCATGGTTGGTGGATACGTGAAAGGTGAGATTCCAGACTACCAGATGGCAGCTTTTTTGATGGCCGTTTACTTCCGCCATCTCGACGAGGAGGAAACTTACTACTTCACGGAGACGATGATGAGATCGGGAGAGGTACTCGACCTATCGGAAATACCGGGAACGAAGGTGGACAAGCACTCGACGGGGGGAGTCGGTGACAAAACAACCCTGGTCGTCGCACCTCTTGTGGCTTCTGCTGGGGTACCTGTTGCCAAGATGTCTGGAAGGGCCCTTGGTCACACAGGAGGAACCATCGACAAATTGGAGTCGATTCCTGGGTTTCGGACGGAACTTTCCCTTGAAGAATTCATCAAAAACGTCAAAAAATATGGAATAGCGATTGTAGGACAGACGGGGAATCTTGTTCCCGCCGATAAGAAGATATACGCACTCCGCGACGCAACGGCAACCGTTGACGAGATTTCTCTGATCGCTTCCAGTATCATGAGCAAAAAACTCGCCGGTGGGAGCGATGCCTTCGTTTTGGATGTGAAATTCGGAACAGGTGCTTTCATGAAGGGATTCGAAGACGCGAAAAAACTCGCCTTTCTCATGCTCAGAATAGCCCAGCAGCATGGAAAAAAAGCGGTCGCCGTTCTCTCGAATATGGATCAACCCCTCGGAAAAGCCGTTGGAAATTCCTTGGAAGTGATAGAAGCGATAGAAACTCTGAAAGGAAACGGTCCTGAGGATTTGAAGGAACTGTCGCTTACTCTGGGAGCTCTCATGCTGGAACTTGCCGGAGTGGCGGATTTTGAAGAAGGAAAGAAGATCTTGCAGGAAAAGCTCGAAACAGGAGAGGCTCTGGATAAGTTTCGGCTTCTCGTCAAGGCTCAGGGAGGAAACGAAAGAGTGGTGGATGACCCGTGGAGAGTGCTCCCGGTCGCAGAACAGGTGGTGGAATTCTCTGCAGCGAGAGAGGGCTTTGTTTCAAAGATAGACGCGGAGAAAGTGGGTATTGCATCGATGATGCTTGGAGCGGGAAGGAAAAAGAAAGAAGATCGAATCGATCACAGCGTTGGAATCATCGTTGAGAAAAAGCTCGGCGACTCTGTGAAAAAGGGAGAGGCGATAGCGAGACTCTTCGTGTCAGACAGGAGTGATGTTGAAAGCGCTCTGAAACTTCTGAAAGAAGCGTATGTGATCTCTGACTCTCCTTCAGAACCACCCAGAGTTGTTGAAGAGGTGATCAAATGA
- a CDS encoding DUF503 domain-containing protein has protein sequence MSVGVVSLRVRLFGVRSLKEKRGILKRLMNDLRKKYNISISEVGAHDSKSFFEIGIAMVNTDRAVIERVFDSIIDYLDLYPGMEVEEIEREVW, from the coding sequence ATGAGTGTAGGTGTTGTGAGTCTGAGAGTGAGACTTTTCGGTGTGAGATCTTTGAAAGAAAAAAGAGGAATCCTGAAGAGACTGATGAACGATTTGAGAAAAAAGTACAACATCTCCATCTCTGAAGTAGGAGCGCACGATTCAAAGAGCTTCTTTGAAATAGGAATCGCCATGGTGAACACTGACAGAGCCGTTATTGAGAGAGTTTTCGATTCAATCATCGATTATCTGGATCTTTATCCGGGAATGGAAGTGGAAGAGATCGAAAGAGAGGTGTGGTGA
- the fusA gene encoding elongation factor G, with amino-acid sequence MGGLQNVRSAALIGHNGSGKSLLLAQILYKSGLIDKADTKYVDYDPVEEEKGASFSSHVASLEWKGKKVYLIDTPGFSDFISEVINGIFVSENIISVVNAVAGVEIQTERTWNMADEMKKPIIVFVNQMDKERANFENVVAELKERFSRKIVPVVVPIGAAENFEGVVDLLKKKAYRYDGDKVQEEDMPESFNDMRSEILEDIVEQDEELMMRYLDGEDIGYDELMRVLKEGYKKGEIVPVLSGSALKGIGLDLLLDYLGDIGVSPEEAPSYKALLEDGTEIEVKFSEEEPFCAYIFKSVVDQFVGRITFAKVIAGVLRPGDTVVNVQKDVTEKVGHVYVPILKQQKEVESAGPGEIVVLLKLKEGAVGETLAHRDRRVKIVPPAFPEPMFSRSVHPKSKSDIDKISSGLSRLSDSDPTFVWEYDPETGETVVSGLGAMHLDVMIERLKKIFGVDVEVGKPKIAYRETITTTAVAEHKHKKQTGGHGQYGHVKIQLEPLPRGQGYEFVDKIVGGVIPRNFIPSVDKGIREAMKKGVLAGYPVTDVRVILFDGSYHEVDSSDISFQIAAIQAFKKGMEAAKPVILEPIMEVEVFVPEENAGDVMGEISSRRGRPLGMEPSGKGMVKVKAEVPLAEMLDFSSKLSSITSGRGYFTMRFQRYEIVPPNIQEKIIEERRREMQEQEK; translated from the coding sequence ATGGGAGGACTTCAGAATGTGCGTTCGGCCGCTTTGATAGGGCACAACGGATCGGGTAAATCTCTTCTTCTCGCACAGATTCTTTACAAATCAGGTCTGATCGACAAAGCAGATACAAAGTACGTGGATTACGATCCTGTAGAAGAGGAGAAAGGAGCCAGTTTCTCCTCACACGTGGCGTCCCTTGAATGGAAAGGCAAAAAGGTGTATTTGATAGATACCCCTGGATTCTCGGATTTCATATCGGAGGTTATAAACGGGATTTTCGTTTCTGAAAACATCATCTCCGTGGTGAACGCCGTTGCCGGTGTGGAGATACAGACCGAAAGAACATGGAACATGGCGGATGAGATGAAAAAACCCATCATAGTTTTCGTCAACCAGATGGATAAAGAGAGAGCCAATTTTGAGAATGTGGTGGCAGAACTGAAAGAGAGGTTCTCCAGAAAGATCGTCCCGGTAGTTGTTCCAATCGGTGCGGCTGAAAACTTCGAGGGTGTCGTGGATCTTCTGAAGAAAAAGGCCTACAGGTACGATGGAGATAAAGTTCAAGAAGAAGACATGCCAGAGAGCTTCAACGATATGAGATCAGAAATTCTCGAAGATATCGTGGAACAAGATGAAGAATTGATGATGAGGTATCTCGACGGCGAAGATATCGGATACGACGAACTCATGAGAGTACTCAAAGAAGGTTACAAAAAGGGAGAAATCGTGCCTGTACTTTCGGGATCCGCGTTGAAAGGAATAGGATTGGATCTTCTTCTCGATTATCTGGGAGACATAGGCGTTTCTCCCGAGGAAGCTCCTTCGTACAAGGCACTCCTGGAAGATGGAACGGAGATAGAAGTGAAATTTTCTGAAGAAGAACCGTTCTGCGCCTACATTTTCAAATCCGTGGTTGACCAGTTCGTTGGAAGAATCACTTTCGCCAAGGTTATAGCTGGTGTTCTCAGGCCCGGTGATACCGTCGTGAACGTCCAGAAAGATGTTACAGAGAAGGTTGGACACGTTTATGTTCCTATCCTCAAACAGCAGAAGGAAGTTGAATCCGCTGGTCCCGGTGAGATCGTTGTTCTTCTGAAACTCAAGGAGGGTGCCGTTGGAGAAACACTCGCACACAGAGACAGAAGGGTGAAAATAGTGCCTCCTGCCTTCCCGGAACCCATGTTCTCCAGATCAGTTCATCCAAAATCGAAGTCCGATATCGACAAGATCAGCAGTGGACTTTCAAGGCTTTCGGACTCCGACCCAACGTTCGTGTGGGAATACGATCCTGAAACAGGAGAAACCGTCGTTTCTGGTCTTGGTGCGATGCACCTCGACGTCATGATAGAGAGATTGAAGAAGATCTTCGGTGTCGATGTGGAAGTTGGAAAGCCGAAGATCGCCTACAGAGAGACGATCACGACAACCGCTGTCGCCGAACACAAGCACAAGAAACAGACGGGTGGACACGGTCAGTACGGTCACGTGAAGATACAGCTGGAGCCTCTTCCAAGGGGACAAGGGTACGAATTCGTTGACAAGATCGTTGGTGGAGTGATCCCGAGGAACTTCATACCATCTGTCGATAAGGGTATCAGGGAAGCCATGAAGAAGGGCGTTCTGGCGGGATACCCTGTGACGGATGTCAGAGTCATACTCTTTGATGGTTCTTACCATGAAGTGGACTCTTCGGATATTTCGTTCCAGATAGCCGCTATTCAGGCCTTCAAAAAAGGAATGGAAGCGGCAAAACCCGTCATCCTGGAACCCATAATGGAAGTTGAGGTCTTTGTCCCAGAAGAGAACGCAGGAGACGTGATGGGAGAGATCTCCAGTAGAAGGGGAAGACCCCTTGGAATGGAGCCGTCTGGAAAAGGCATGGTAAAGGTGAAGGCAGAGGTTCCACTCGCTGAGATGCTCGACTTTTCCAGCAAACTTTCTTCCATCACAAGCGGTAGAGGATACTTCACGATGAGGTTCCAGAGGTACGAAATAGTGCCTCCGAACATACAGGAGAAGATCATCGAAGAGAGAAGAAGAGAGATGCAGGAACAGGAGAAGTGA
- a CDS encoding sensor histidine kinase has product MSVFLFVIVAVLFVLLFLVFKKRLSEYKILIEKLSDMLGEKGVPPLYLFERLKKYVDNLKETISRVEVSRDNFLTILNSLSEPIFILDREGKITFLNEIARELVQGRINPEGRPYYEIFEDYYINEMVEETIKSEEPQEGTLVTYVGNEKKYFHVKVIPVELKSGDKIFVILFHDVTKERKLDEMRREFIATVSHELRTPLTSIHGYAETLLEDDLENKELVKRFLKIIEEESARMTRLINDLLDLEKIEESEANFEMKDVDLCEVIEYVYRIIQPIAEENEVDLIVECEDVVVRGNKERLIQMLLNLVDNAVKYTSLKEKGEKKVWVRAYDTPDWVVVEVEDTGPGIPKEAQSRIFEKFYRVDKARSRKMGGTGLGLTIVKTIVDKHGGKIEVESEINQGTLMRVLLPKRR; this is encoded by the coding sequence ATGAGTGTGTTCCTGTTCGTCATAGTAGCCGTTCTATTCGTCCTGCTCTTTCTGGTGTTCAAGAAGCGTCTCTCCGAGTACAAAATTCTCATCGAAAAGCTGTCAGATATGCTGGGGGAAAAGGGTGTTCCCCCACTTTATCTTTTCGAGAGACTGAAAAAGTACGTGGACAATCTGAAAGAAACAATTTCACGTGTCGAAGTGAGCAGAGATAACTTTCTCACGATTTTGAACAGCCTCAGCGAACCCATATTCATTCTGGATCGAGAGGGAAAGATCACATTTTTGAACGAAATTGCCCGTGAACTCGTGCAAGGCAGAATCAACCCCGAAGGAAGACCTTATTATGAAATATTCGAAGATTACTATATAAACGAGATGGTGGAAGAAACAATCAAAAGCGAAGAACCGCAGGAAGGAACTCTCGTTACCTATGTTGGTAACGAGAAGAAATACTTCCACGTGAAGGTGATACCCGTCGAGCTGAAAAGCGGCGACAAAATCTTTGTCATTCTCTTCCATGACGTGACCAAGGAAAGAAAGCTCGACGAGATGAGAAGAGAATTCATAGCCACAGTTTCACACGAACTCAGAACTCCCCTCACCTCCATCCACGGTTATGCGGAAACGCTCCTCGAAGATGATCTGGAGAACAAGGAACTGGTTAAAAGGTTTTTGAAGATCATAGAGGAAGAATCCGCTCGAATGACACGCCTCATCAACGATCTTCTCGATCTTGAGAAAATAGAAGAAAGCGAAGCCAATTTTGAAATGAAAGATGTGGATCTGTGTGAAGTGATAGAATACGTTTACAGAATCATACAACCGATAGCCGAGGAGAACGAAGTGGATCTCATCGTTGAATGTGAGGATGTTGTGGTCAGGGGAAACAAAGAAAGGCTGATCCAGATGCTCCTGAATCTTGTGGACAACGCTGTCAAATACACATCTTTGAAGGAAAAAGGAGAAAAGAAGGTCTGGGTGAGGGCCTACGATACACCGGACTGGGTGGTTGTTGAGGTAGAAGACACGGGACCTGGAATACCCAAGGAAGCCCAGAGCAGAATCTTCGAGAAGTTCTACAGGGTGGATAAAGCGCGTTCCAGAAAGATGGGCGGAACGGGATTGGGTCTCACGATAGTGAAAACGATCGTTGACAAACACGGAGGAAAGATAGAGGTTGAGAGTGAGATCAACCAGGGAACGCTGATGAGGGTGCTCCTGCCGAAAAGAAGGTGA
- the yqeK gene encoding bis(5'-nucleosyl)-tetraphosphatase (symmetrical) YqeK: MVVITNELESIMERLLSRKRINHVRSVVEFSRKLGEMYGADSNKLELAAISHDLFRDVPPRKLLKMAQAYGLKISELERTHPVLLHGKVAAEFLKRRFNVEDEEVLNAVAYHTSGHVSFKTVGKILFIADSLEFTRDFPGVDELRRIAFRNLEEGFFQVLKNKIFYAVGKNYLLIPETVELWNSILMGRGGLVDEEVE, translated from the coding sequence ATGGTCGTGATAACGAACGAGCTTGAAAGCATTATGGAGAGGCTTCTTTCGAGAAAAAGGATCAACCACGTGCGATCGGTGGTGGAATTTTCAAGGAAACTGGGAGAAATGTACGGTGCGGATTCAAATAAACTGGAACTTGCAGCTATCTCTCACGATCTCTTCAGAGACGTTCCACCAAGGAAGCTTTTGAAAATGGCCCAAGCTTATGGTCTGAAGATTTCGGAACTGGAGAGAACACACCCCGTTCTTCTGCATGGAAAAGTTGCGGCGGAATTTTTGAAAAGGCGCTTCAATGTGGAAGACGAAGAAGTTCTCAACGCGGTAGCTTATCATACCTCAGGGCATGTGAGCTTCAAAACCGTAGGAAAGATTCTGTTCATAGCCGATTCTCTGGAGTTCACGCGTGACTTTCCAGGGGTGGATGAGCTTCGAAGGATCGCTTTCAGGAACCTGGAGGAAGGATTCTTTCAGGTTTTGAAAAACAAGATCTTTTACGCGGTCGGGAAGAACTACCTGTTGATCCCGGAAACCGTTGAACTGTGGAACAGCATTCTTATGGGAAGAGGAGGTCTTGTCGATGAAGAGGTCGAGTAA
- a CDS encoding alpha-amylase family glycosyl hydrolase, which yields MNFKRLIIYEAFARAYPGEKGKKFDSLIKDLERLKGMGINTVWLMPIHPTGIEGRKGTLGSPYAIRDYYEIDPLIGTKDDFKRFVKRAHELNMYVLMDMVLNHAAADNVLVREHPEWFLRDEKGNPTRKVPDWTDIVDFDYSNGELRKYMINMMKYWVEEFDVDGFRCDVAGLVPLDFWLQARKELDPVKRLIWLSETHDPYMYQAFDITYDYDGYYKFRDFIEGRGSLREYVDFLRMQDHMYPRGYIKMRFLENHDQPRIAKFIEEDSLVHWIAFLFTFKGVPLVHNGQEYGLKEDVDIFNEYTLPFPMEENRISILHRKLAHYRYGTSVFSEGEMLFVKNDQPEKVISYLWRYENRYILCMLNPLLENTKVTLDFSGIWESACIHSKNVFNDEIVRVPVKNSRATVEIGKEPLILSFVLY from the coding sequence ATGAACTTCAAAAGGCTGATAATATACGAAGCCTTTGCACGCGCTTATCCAGGAGAAAAAGGAAAGAAATTCGATTCTCTCATAAAAGATCTTGAAAGACTAAAAGGAATGGGCATCAACACAGTGTGGTTGATGCCCATTCATCCTACCGGGATAGAAGGAAGAAAGGGCACTCTAGGATCTCCATACGCCATACGCGATTACTACGAGATAGATCCCCTCATAGGAACAAAAGATGACTTCAAGAGATTCGTGAAGAGAGCTCACGAGTTGAACATGTACGTTTTGATGGACATGGTCCTGAACCACGCGGCAGCTGACAACGTCTTAGTCAGGGAACACCCCGAGTGGTTCCTCAGGGATGAAAAGGGAAATCCCACAAGGAAGGTTCCGGACTGGACAGATATAGTCGATTTCGATTATTCGAATGGAGAGCTGAGAAAGTACATGATCAACATGATGAAGTACTGGGTCGAAGAATTCGACGTCGATGGATTCAGATGCGATGTAGCAGGACTTGTCCCACTGGACTTCTGGCTGCAGGCAAGGAAAGAACTCGATCCTGTGAAGAGACTCATCTGGCTTTCTGAAACACACGATCCCTATATGTACCAGGCGTTCGATATCACTTACGACTACGATGGCTACTACAAGTTCAGGGATTTCATAGAAGGAAGAGGCAGTTTGAGGGAGTATGTGGATTTCTTGAGGATGCAGGATCACATGTATCCCAGAGGTTACATAAAGATGAGGTTTCTGGAAAACCACGACCAGCCGAGAATTGCAAAGTTCATCGAAGAGGATTCGCTGGTCCACTGGATAGCGTTTCTTTTCACCTTCAAGGGAGTTCCGCTCGTTCACAACGGACAGGAGTACGGTCTCAAAGAAGACGTGGACATATTCAACGAGTACACGTTACCGTTTCCCATGGAAGAGAACAGAATCTCGATTCTTCACAGAAAACTCGCACACTACAGATACGGAACAAGTGTTTTCAGTGAAGGAGAGATGCTTTTTGTGAAAAACGATCAACCAGAGAAGGTGATATCTTATCTCTGGAGATACGAAAACAGATACATCCTCTGTATGCTGAATCCCCTTCTTGAAAACACAAAAGTAACTCTCGACTTCTCCGGTATCTGGGAAAGCGCGTGTATACATTCGAAGAACGTGTTCAACGATGAGATCGTTCGAGTTCCTGTGAAAAATTCCCGCGCGACTGTTGAGATAGGAAAAGAACCTCTGATACTCTCTTTCGTGCTCTACTGA
- a CDS encoding response regulator transcription factor, protein MAKKKILVVDDDPAILELVGYNLSKEGYEVLKAYDGEEALKIANDEDVDMFIVDIMLPGIDGFELVRKIRSMEKYKNTPVIFLSAKGEEFDKVLGLELGADDYITKPFSVRELLARVKAIFRRLSTATQSKEERPKKIIAKDLEIDVEKYEVKVRGKKVNLTPLEFELLRFLAENEGKVFSRDVLLDKLWGYDYYGDTRTVDVHIRRLRTKIEEDPSNPKYIITVRGKGYKFRDPGKED, encoded by the coding sequence ATGGCGAAAAAGAAGATTCTGGTGGTTGACGACGACCCGGCAATTCTTGAGCTGGTAGGATATAACCTTTCCAAGGAAGGATACGAGGTGCTCAAGGCTTATGATGGAGAGGAAGCACTCAAAATTGCCAACGACGAAGACGTGGACATGTTCATAGTGGATATCATGCTTCCTGGAATCGACGGCTTCGAGCTGGTCAGGAAGATCAGATCCATGGAGAAATACAAGAACACCCCCGTGATCTTCCTGAGCGCAAAGGGAGAAGAATTCGACAAGGTGCTTGGGCTGGAGCTCGGTGCGGACGACTACATCACCAAGCCGTTCAGCGTGAGAGAGCTTCTTGCGAGGGTGAAGGCTATATTCAGAAGGCTTTCCACCGCTACTCAGAGCAAGGAAGAAAGGCCTAAGAAGATCATAGCCAAGGATCTTGAAATCGATGTGGAAAAGTACGAAGTGAAAGTGAGAGGGAAAAAAGTGAACCTCACTCCTCTCGAATTTGAACTGCTCCGATTCCTCGCGGAAAACGAAGGAAAAGTTTTCAGCAGGGATGTTCTTCTGGACAAACTCTGGGGATACGATTACTACGGAGATACGAGAACTGTAGATGTTCACATAAGAAGGCTGAGAACGAAGATAGAAGAAGATCCTTCGAATCCGAAATACATAATCACTGTGAGAGGAAAGGGATACAAATTCAGAGACCCCGGAAAGGAAGACTGA
- the metK gene encoding methionine adenosyltransferase: MRRLFTSESVTEGHPDKIADQISDAILDAMLEQDPRSRVAVETLVTTGLVIIAGEVTTRAYVEIPDIARKTILEIGYTRAKYGFDGETCGVLTSIHSQSPDIALGVDKALEVKTGEEVADEFEALGAGDQGIMFGYATNETPEYMPLPITLAHKLAMRLAEVRKNGTLPFLRPDGKTQVTIEYEDDKPVRVDTVLISTQHDPDISQADLREAIIEHVINPVIPEQYRDDKMKILVNPTGRFVLGGPMADTGLTGRKIIVDTYGGWVPHGGGAFSGKDPTKVDRSAHYMARYVAKNVVAAGLADKFLIQLSYAIGVAKPVSIMIDTYGTAKVDEDKLLKVITELFDFRPGAIIKKLNLLRPIYRKTAAYGHFGRNEEEFTWEKLDMVDELKRAFNM, from the coding sequence ATGAGAAGACTTTTCACCAGCGAGAGCGTAACAGAAGGGCATCCGGACAAAATCGCCGACCAGATTTCCGACGCCATACTCGACGCCATGCTCGAGCAGGATCCAAGGAGCAGGGTTGCCGTTGAAACACTCGTAACAACAGGGCTTGTCATCATCGCGGGAGAGGTTACCACCAGAGCTTATGTTGAGATCCCCGATATAGCGAGAAAGACCATTCTGGAGATAGGATACACGAGGGCGAAGTACGGATTCGATGGGGAAACCTGCGGAGTGCTCACCAGCATCCACAGTCAGTCTCCTGACATAGCTCTCGGTGTAGACAAGGCGCTCGAGGTCAAAACAGGAGAGGAAGTGGCTGACGAGTTCGAGGCGCTCGGAGCTGGCGACCAGGGAATCATGTTCGGCTACGCCACCAACGAAACCCCTGAGTACATGCCCCTTCCCATAACTCTCGCCCACAAACTCGCCATGAGACTCGCTGAGGTCAGAAAGAACGGGACTCTTCCTTTCCTCAGGCCAGATGGAAAGACACAGGTGACCATAGAATACGAGGACGACAAACCAGTCCGTGTCGACACAGTGCTTATTTCAACTCAGCACGATCCGGATATCTCCCAGGCAGATCTGAGAGAGGCGATAATAGAACACGTCATAAATCCTGTGATTCCAGAACAGTACAGGGACGACAAAATGAAGATACTGGTGAATCCAACGGGAAGATTTGTTCTTGGAGGTCCCATGGCCGACACGGGGCTCACAGGGAGAAAGATCATCGTTGACACTTACGGTGGTTGGGTACCCCACGGCGGAGGGGCGTTCAGCGGAAAAGATCCCACAAAGGTTGACAGATCGGCTCACTATATGGCAAGATATGTAGCGAAGAACGTTGTGGCTGCAGGTCTTGCGGACAAGTTCCTCATACAGCTTTCTTACGCTATAGGTGTCGCGAAACCCGTTTCCATAATGATCGACACGTATGGAACCGCGAAGGTGGATGAAGACAAACTTCTCAAGGTGATCACTGAACTGTTCGATTTCAGACCGGGTGCGATCATAAAGAAACTGAATCTTTTGAGACCTATTTACAGGAAAACAGCCGCCTACGGTCACTTTGGAAGGAACGAAGAGGAATTCACATGGGAGAAACTCGACATGGTAGATGAGTTGAAAAGAGCTTTCAATATGTAA